In the Arachis stenosperma cultivar V10309 chromosome 8, arast.V10309.gnm1.PFL2, whole genome shotgun sequence genome, AGTCAGACATAGATTATGCGCTTGGCACCTTATTCGAAATGCAACTAGCAATGTTGGAAGTCCATCGTTTACATCTAAATTCCAAAAAATTATGTTGGGAGACTACGAGATTTCCGTGTTTAAGCGTAAGTGGGTTCAGCTTATTGAAGAATTTGGCCTTGAGGATAAGCCGTGGGTGATCAACATGTACGAAGAGAAGCATATGTGGGCTACTGCATATATAAGAGGAAAATTCTTTGCTGGCTTTAGAACTACCTCAAGATGTGAAGGTTTACACTCAGTTGTTGCAAGGTATGTGGGGTCGCGGCATGATTTGACAAGTTTCGTAGAGCATTTTCAAAGGTGTGTTGCACACTTGCGCTTTAAAGAATTTAATGCTGATTATGAATCTACACGTGGGGTGCCCGTTATGCAGACTTGTATAGAGCTGCTAGAGAGATATGCTGCTGAGTTATACACTCATGAGATATTTCGTTTCTTTCGGCCATTTCTTTCTAGAGCTGGATCAATGCGGGTGCTAAACATAGAGAATAACGATGATTGCATAAAGTACATTATGTGTAAGCATGGGAGGCCCGATTTTATGTGGACTGTTGATTTTCGTCAAGAAGAAATGATCTTCATGTGTACCTGTTTAAGAATGGAGTCATTTGGAATTCCCTACGAACATATTGTGAAAGTTATGGTTGACAAAGACATTTGTGAGATTCCCCGGTCATTGGTATTGGATAGATGGACAAAAAAGGTTAAGTCAGCACTCATTGATCCAAGTGGGTTCACGAGGGATGCTGTTATTATTAGTCGCCAAAGTGCCTTGAtagaattttctaaaaaattggCTGCTGTTGCTGCTAAAGTACCA is a window encoding:
- the LOC130945693 gene encoding protein FAR1-RELATED SEQUENCE 5-like, giving the protein MAIRNAVRVVFSEVRHRLCAWHLIRNATSNVGSPSFTSKFQKIMLGDYEISVFKRKWVQLIEEFGLEDKPWVINMYEEKHMWATAYIRGKFFAGFRTTSRCEGLHSVVARYVGSRHDLTSFVEHFQRCVAHLRFKEFNADYESTRGVPVMQTCIELLERYAAELYTHEIFRFFRPFLSRAGSMRVLNIENNDDCIKYIMCKHGRPDFMWTVDFRQEEMIFMCTCLRMESFGIPYEHIVKVMVDKDICEIPRSLVLDRWTKKVKSALIDPSGFTRDAVIISRQSALIEFSKKLAAVAAKVPGRYEETRDLIMGLYSSYKAANEGTNQPHSGVAKSSIPYAHQIGVGSGQPSRKKRQRCSVCQMEGHKKTTCPWQKDINNNVIEDEANGSDDGDVYSVPTAELDSDN